A part of Propioniciclava coleopterorum genomic DNA contains:
- a CDS encoding extracellular solute-binding protein has protein sequence MSYSISRRTLLGGVAGIALASSLAACSGGGGTEPVAEGSKKGAMDNFAADQQFTATEAFTLPILFSDHPNYPYKSDWLFWTHLTEKTKVTLDVTTVPMSDYNQKRSLLISAGDAPIVIPKVYPGQEAAFVSSGAVLPVSDYVDQMPNFSKFAKDFKLDPELDTLRQEDGKFYLLPGMHEKLWPDYTLIFRTDLLQKAGVSEPQTWDDVYEAMKAIKPLVGGDYVMSDRYQGLNLLNLVANSYGTTSGATWGNQEYAQFDKAADKFVVSATTPQFRDMLEFLHKLVAEKLLDPQSFTQKDDVAIAAFTTGKTGVISGNSQDPSSHRALMDKTLGAGTYSIAKNILPAGPAGKVVGGTRLENGVMLTAKAKDSENFAAILQFVDWLFYNNDAKEFAKWGVEGVTFKRNGSERELMPDVTYQWMNPGAPKKLNADFGFSGGNFSYGGTTDLVHSMFAPEEKEWQARMAAERTQIPLPPAHPLSEAQREQATLLLTPLKDFIDTNTLKFVTGQRPLSEFDAFQTELKGQGLQQYTDLLNEAYTNFKSKKK, from the coding sequence ATGTCGTATTCGATTTCGCGGCGGACGCTGCTCGGCGGAGTTGCCGGCATCGCCCTGGCGAGTTCGTTGGCGGCCTGCAGCGGCGGCGGGGGCACCGAACCCGTCGCCGAGGGCAGCAAGAAGGGCGCGATGGACAACTTCGCGGCCGATCAGCAGTTCACGGCCACCGAGGCCTTCACGCTGCCGATCCTGTTCTCGGATCACCCGAACTACCCGTACAAGTCGGACTGGTTGTTCTGGACGCACCTGACCGAGAAGACCAAGGTGACCCTCGACGTCACCACCGTTCCGATGTCGGACTACAACCAGAAGCGCTCGCTGCTCATCAGCGCCGGCGACGCCCCGATCGTCATCCCGAAGGTCTACCCGGGCCAGGAGGCCGCGTTCGTCTCCTCGGGCGCGGTGCTCCCCGTGAGCGACTACGTCGACCAGATGCCGAACTTCTCCAAGTTCGCCAAGGACTTCAAGCTGGACCCCGAACTCGACACGCTGCGCCAGGAGGACGGCAAGTTCTACCTGCTGCCCGGCATGCACGAGAAGCTGTGGCCCGACTACACGCTGATCTTCCGCACCGACCTGCTGCAGAAGGCCGGCGTCTCCGAGCCGCAGACCTGGGACGACGTCTACGAGGCCATGAAGGCGATCAAGCCGCTCGTCGGGGGCGACTACGTGATGAGCGACCGCTACCAGGGCCTCAACCTGCTGAACCTGGTGGCCAACTCCTACGGCACCACCTCGGGCGCGACCTGGGGCAACCAGGAGTACGCCCAGTTCGACAAGGCCGCGGACAAGTTCGTGGTCTCCGCCACGACGCCGCAGTTCCGCGACATGCTGGAGTTCCTGCACAAGCTCGTGGCCGAGAAGCTGCTCGACCCCCAGTCCTTCACCCAGAAGGACGACGTCGCGATCGCCGCGTTCACCACCGGCAAGACCGGCGTCATCTCGGGCAACTCGCAGGACCCGTCGTCGCACCGCGCGCTCATGGACAAGACGCTGGGCGCCGGGACCTACTCCATCGCCAAGAACATCCTGCCCGCGGGCCCGGCCGGCAAGGTCGTCGGCGGCACCCGCCTGGAGAACGGCGTGATGCTGACCGCCAAGGCCAAGGACTCGGAGAACTTCGCCGCGATCCTGCAGTTCGTGGACTGGCTGTTCTACAACAACGACGCCAAGGAGTTCGCCAAGTGGGGCGTCGAGGGCGTCACGTTCAAGCGGAACGGCAGCGAGCGTGAGCTCATGCCGGACGTCACCTACCAGTGGATGAACCCCGGCGCTCCCAAGAAGCTGAACGCCGACTTCGGGTTCTCCGGCGGCAACTTCTCCTACGGCGGCACCACCGACCTCGTGCACTCGATGTTCGCCCCCGAGGAGAAGGAGTGGCAGGCGCGGATGGCCGCCGAGCGGACGCAGATCCCGCTGCCGCCGGCCCACCCGCTGTCGGAGGCGCAGCGCGAGCAGGCCACCCTGCTGCTGACGCCGCTGAAGGACTTCATCGACACCAACACGCTGAAGTTCGTGACCGGCCAGCGCCCGCTGAGCGAGTTCGACGCGTTCCAGACCGAGCTCAAGGGCCAGGGACTGCAGCAGTACACCGACCTGCTCAACGAGGCCTACACCAACTTCAAGTCGAAGAAGAAGTAG
- a CDS encoding carbohydrate ABC transporter permease, which yields MKQSQSYKTFTVFNVTFLLLVVFLTLYPFVNIIAQSFSSQEAITAGKVNLFPVGFNTVTYAAVASDPMFWRNYGNTVLYTVVATAISMVLTTCYAYVLSKKHIKGRSLLIGVAVFTMFFNGGLIPNYILISTLGLKNSIWAVVLPNAISVFNLLVMKSFFEGMPNELEEAAAIDGLNQVQTFLRVVLPLSKAVLATMILFYAVANWNAWFGAFLYMDKKELFPVTIYLRNLIAGTSGVHDVGASVDNETQIAANIKAVTMVLTVLPILTIYPFVQKYFVSGVMLGSVKG from the coding sequence ATGAAGCAATCCCAGTCGTACAAGACCTTCACGGTCTTCAACGTGACCTTCCTGCTGCTCGTGGTGTTCCTGACGCTGTACCCGTTCGTGAACATCATCGCGCAGTCGTTCTCCAGCCAGGAGGCCATCACCGCGGGCAAGGTGAACCTGTTCCCGGTGGGCTTCAACACCGTGACGTACGCCGCCGTGGCGTCCGACCCGATGTTCTGGCGCAACTACGGCAACACCGTGCTCTACACCGTGGTGGCCACCGCTATCTCGATGGTGCTGACCACCTGCTACGCCTACGTGCTGAGCAAGAAGCACATCAAGGGTCGCAGCCTGCTCATCGGCGTCGCGGTGTTCACGATGTTCTTCAACGGCGGCCTGATCCCGAACTACATCCTCATCAGCACCCTGGGGCTGAAGAACTCGATCTGGGCGGTGGTCCTGCCGAACGCCATCAGCGTGTTCAACCTGCTGGTCATGAAGTCGTTCTTCGAGGGCATGCCCAACGAACTCGAGGAGGCCGCCGCCATCGACGGCCTCAACCAGGTGCAGACGTTCCTCCGGGTCGTGCTGCCGCTGTCCAAGGCCGTGCTGGCCACCATGATCCTCTTCTACGCGGTGGCCAACTGGAACGCCTGGTTCGGCGCCTTCCTCTACATGGACAAGAAGGAATTGTTCCCGGTCACCATCTACCTCCGCAACCTGATCGCCGGCACCAGCGGCGTCCACGACGTCGGCGCGAGCGTGGACAACGAAACGCAGATCGCGGCCAACATCAAGGCGGTGACCATGGTCCTCACCGTCCTTCCGATCCTGACCATCTACCCGTTCGTCCAGAAGTACTTCGTCTCGGGCGTCATGCTCGGTTCGGTCAAGGGCTGA
- a CDS encoding ABC transporter permease codes for MIFRYVPMLGNVIAFRKFQPGGSMFGESWVGFRYIEMFLNDPTFWKVFTNTVILGGLTLLVSFPMPIILALLLNELRSKKFKKFVQTASYLPHFLSIVIVAGMILQIVSLEGSINQLISAVGGTPINFIQEASWFRTIYVTSDVWQTMGWGTILYLAALTQIDENLYEAARIDGANRWRQTLHVTIPGILPTIVTLLILNIGTFLAVGFEKILLLYSPLTYETADVISTYLYRVGLVSNNFSYATAIGLFESVIGLTLVLSANFLSRKLVGSSLW; via the coding sequence GTGATCTTCCGGTACGTGCCGATGCTCGGCAACGTCATCGCCTTCCGGAAGTTCCAGCCGGGCGGGAGCATGTTCGGCGAGTCCTGGGTGGGCTTCCGCTACATCGAGATGTTCCTCAACGACCCCACGTTCTGGAAGGTCTTCACCAACACGGTGATCCTCGGCGGGCTGACGCTGCTGGTCAGCTTCCCGATGCCGATCATCCTGGCGCTGCTGCTCAACGAGCTCCGCAGCAAGAAGTTCAAGAAGTTCGTGCAGACGGCGTCCTACCTGCCGCACTTCCTGTCGATCGTGATCGTGGCCGGCATGATCCTGCAGATCGTCTCCCTGGAGGGGTCGATCAACCAGCTCATCAGCGCGGTCGGGGGCACCCCGATCAACTTCATCCAGGAGGCGAGCTGGTTCCGCACCATCTACGTCACCTCGGACGTGTGGCAGACGATGGGCTGGGGCACGATCCTCTACCTCGCGGCGCTCACGCAGATCGACGAGAACCTCTACGAAGCGGCCCGCATCGACGGGGCAAACCGCTGGCGGCAGACGCTGCACGTCACGATCCCGGGCATCCTGCCCACGATCGTCACGCTCCTGATCCTCAACATCGGCACGTTCCTCGCGGTCGGTTTCGAGAAGATCCTGCTGCTCTACAGCCCCTTGACCTACGAGACCGCCGACGTCATCTCGACGTACCTGTACCGCGTCGGCCTGGTCAGCAACAACTTCTCCTACGCCACGGCCATCGGACTCTTCGAGTCCGTCATCGGGCTGACGTTGGTGCTCAGCGCCAACTTCCTGTCCCGCAAGCTCGTCGGCTCGAGCCTGTGGTGA